One genomic window of Paenisporosarcina antarctica includes the following:
- a CDS encoding hemolysin family protein, protein MEFLSLAICLVLSLFFSGSETALTAVNRMKVQLRAEHGDRMSQKLLMLLAKPDRMITTILIGNNIVNILMPILLTFIVLKYNWNIAIATTILTVTIIIFGEVLPKTIAVTFSDRISYIVAPIIAFLVQILRPITFLIAKFTNIFIRIISKGTIKQATLTKEELRTMVDIASTEGTFQEDESERLKGVLDFPHKDVEDVLETHRTEIVGIQMNSTYEEARDIILEHYYTRYPVYEESMDHIVGMFYSKTLIEWSMDPTMEMHELIDREPLFVVQSVSVEKVFKQMLTKKKHMAIVLDEYGGTLGIVTHEDIIEEMIGQEIEDESDEDEDVLVYEMNETRLICHGRLEIEDVNEMFKVKVPNDHDTIGGFVLEQLGHMPENGEQFSYDNLHFEVNLMDRNRILQLTVTIKDNEEVLND, encoded by the coding sequence ATGGAATTTTTAAGTTTAGCCATTTGTTTAGTTTTATCACTTTTCTTCTCGGGAAGTGAAACAGCACTAACAGCAGTCAATAGGATGAAGGTTCAGCTTCGTGCTGAGCATGGGGACCGAATGTCGCAAAAACTCCTCATGTTACTCGCTAAGCCGGACCGTATGATTACGACAATTTTAATAGGAAATAATATTGTTAACATTTTGATGCCTATATTATTGACATTTATTGTATTGAAGTATAATTGGAATATCGCAATTGCGACGACAATATTAACAGTAACTATTATCATTTTTGGTGAAGTACTTCCAAAAACAATTGCTGTTACATTTTCAGATCGCATTTCGTATATAGTAGCACCGATTATTGCATTTCTTGTTCAAATTCTTCGCCCCATCACATTTTTAATTGCGAAGTTTACAAATATTTTCATTCGTATTATCTCTAAGGGCACAATTAAACAAGCAACTTTAACAAAAGAAGAACTGCGAACGATGGTAGATATCGCATCAACAGAAGGTACATTCCAAGAAGATGAGTCTGAACGATTAAAAGGGGTTCTAGATTTCCCTCATAAAGACGTTGAAGATGTACTAGAAACTCATCGTACAGAAATAGTCGGTATTCAAATGAACTCTACATATGAAGAAGCACGTGATATTATTTTGGAACATTATTACACGCGCTACCCAGTATATGAAGAAAGTATGGATCATATTGTGGGAATGTTTTATTCAAAAACGCTGATTGAATGGTCGATGGACCCTACAATGGAAATGCACGAATTAATTGACCGTGAACCATTGTTTGTTGTTCAATCTGTGAGTGTTGAAAAAGTCTTCAAACAAATGCTTACGAAGAAAAAACATATGGCGATCGTCCTTGATGAATATGGTGGTACTCTTGGAATCGTGACGCATGAAGACATTATTGAAGAAATGATTGGTCAAGAAATTGAAGATGAATCAGATGAAGACGAAGATGTTTTAGTCTATGAAATGAATGAAACTCGTCTCATTTGTCATGGTCGATTAGAAATTGAAGACGTAAACGAAATGTTCAAAGTTAAAGTTCCAAATGATCATGATACAATCGGTGGATTTGTTTTGGAACAGTTGGGACATATGCCAGAAAACGGTGAGCAGTTTAGTTATGATAATCTTCATTTTGAAGTGAATTTAATGGATCGTAACCGTATTTTACAATTAACAGTCACAATTAAAGACAATGAAGAAGTGTTGAATGACTAA